The following proteins are encoded in a genomic region of Magallana gigas chromosome 1, xbMagGiga1.1, whole genome shotgun sequence:
- the LOC117686819 gene encoding uncharacterized protein produces the protein MKPQNQAPEGVQTRAMEAAAVNTATAPPQSPSPQRTQPPPQLPSQQRMPQLSTSPQRTQPSRPMPGTPTLRPPAPRAPAPPATSGIPAAGRPPVPPRVTVHLAPYNGLSSVVQWWLNFLSYVQLYQLIDDQAINILPFYFTEPVKHWFYQLEANARSSLSQFKLAFFSRFRKNDEDLDLDDIKQGQEEDIDSFLFRLQQAASDLNITEVELTKKAVKGLRQNIRGHVYMRKPRTMEDLRQEAKLVERGLNMSNPIGDDITATIQASVNAAVSSMQQLMAPMSAMESDPTNRPPNRPPLHQYQQRQQHQQNQQHQQHHQQSSRQESMRGKRVCFKCALGFVNRLCFETCKTWNGHRYHLLRPTNY, from the exons ATGAAACCTCAAAACCAGGCACCAGAAGGAGTGCAGACCAGAGCGATGGAAGCAGCGGCTGTAAACACAGCTACAGCACCTCCTCAGTCTCCATCACCACAGAGGACGCAGCCACCGCCTCAGTTACCATCACAACAGAGGATGCCACAGCTATCAACTTCACCCCAGAGGACCCAGCCATCTAGACCCATGCCAGGCACTCCAACTCTAAGGCCACCAGCACCAAGGGCTCCGGCTCCTCCGGCTACATCTGGGATCCCTGCAGCTGGACGTCCTCCAGTACCTCCACGAGTGACAGTCCATCTGGCACCGTACAATGGACTGTCATCCGTTGTCCAGTGGTGGCTGAACTTCCTGTCGTATGTTCAGCTATATCAGCTAATAGACGACCAAGCTATTAACATATTACCATTCTACTTCACAGAGCCGGTAAAACATTGGTTTTACCAACTTGAAGCCAACGCTAGGAGCTCCCTATCCCAATTTAAACTGGCCTTCTTCTCCAGATTCAGGAAGAATGACGAGGACCTAGATCTGGATGACATCAAACAAGGTCAGGAAGAGGATATTGATTCCTTTCTCTTCAGGCTACAACAGGCAGCTTCTGACCTCAACATCACTGAAGTTGAACTGACCAAAAAAGCAGTCAAAGGGCTCCGGCAAAACATCAGGGGCCATGTATACATGAGAAAACCGAGGACCATGGAAGATCTACGACAGGAGGCCAAGCTGGTGGAGCGGGGACTCAACATGTCCAACCCCATAGGAGACGACATAACAGCAACTATTCAGGCCTCCGTCAATGCAGCGGTCTCTTCGATGCAACAGCTCATGGCACCAATGTCGGCGATGGAGTCAGACCCCACCAACCGTCCACCCAACCGCCCACCCCTTCATCAGTATCAGCAGCGTCAACAACATCAGCAGAATCAACAACATCAGCAACATCATCAACAATCGTCAAGACAGGAGAGCATGAGAGGAAAGAGAGTGTGTTTCAAATGTG CTCTGGGGTTTGTGAACAGGCTCTGTTTCGAGACATGCAAGACATGGAATGGACACAGGTACCACCTGCTACGGCCGACGAATTATTGA
- the LOC105344551 gene encoding uncharacterized protein isoform X3 yields the protein MKIAEVNAPRLDLSEFEDFELLQIVKSRLSCNAIERKQRTRIILGSKECSRDVISEETTSTLTSLTRDVLSNGTETSTTINSMESNNDKFSKMAVTTTPVLSPSSVTRGHTPHDISTHGDPTFPITTPVSINNASTSITDSSATLIRTRATSTLTSTVSEGHMISRITPLNVTPTSLISENVSSTTNTDKSFDKGSPRAPKRFNYFIIPVEHFDTDSGAQNHVQEAYGLSVTAVVAIIAVCVGWGIKWALKRFNVQCRLPVTCNGRNQGVDPPGIELRQVRVNMDEEEEEEEDDQDTTSEKKSCPEVCSADTLNLNLMKKKKNKFMISKINLVIVIYFFFHFRFKKLYQQKHTHVWLLIVC from the exons ATGAAAATTGCCGAGGTGAATGCCCCACGACTAGATCTGTCAGAGTTTGAAGATTTTGAACTACTACAGATAGTTAAGTCCAGGCTGTCATGCAACGCCATAGAGAGAAAACAAAGGACACGAATCATTCTTGGCTCTAAAGAATGCTCACGT GATGTAATTTCCGAGGAAACAACCAGCACTCTGACCAGCCTGACGAGAGATGTCTTATCGAACGGCacag aaacgTCCACAACTATCAACAGCATGGAgtcaaata ATGATAAATTCTCCAAGATGGCAGTTACCACTACGCCCGTGCTCTCTCCGTCTTCCGTAACCCGCGGACATACTCCCCATGACATCAGTACACACGGAGACCCGACTTTCCCTATCACGACCCCGGTATCTATAAATAACGCGTCAACTAGCATTACAGACTCATCCGCCACCCTTATTAGGACGCGTGCGACCTCTACTTTGACCTCCACCGTTTCCGAAGGACATATGATTTCACGCATCACGCCCCTCAATGTTACACCCACATCACTGATTTCGGAAAATGTATCCTCAACGACGAATACAGACAAAAGTTTTGACAAGG GTTCCCCACGGGCTCCTAAACGATTTAACTACTTCATCATCCCGGTCGAGCACTTTGATACGGACAGCGGTGCACAAAACCACG ttcAGGAAGCTTATGGATTGAGCGTCACCGCCGTCGTGGCAATTATTGCCGTATGTGTGGGGTGGGGGATCAAATGGGCATTAAAGAGATTCAACGTTCAGTGTAGGCTCCCCGTCACTTGTAATGGGAGGAACCAGGGTGTCGACCCCCCGGGAATAGAACTGAGGCAGGTTCGGGTCAACATGgatgaggaggaggaggaggaagaaGATGACCAAGATACAACCTCCGAAAAAA AGTCCTGTCCTGAAGTGTGCAGTGCAgatacattgaatttgaacctaatgaaaaagaaaaaaaataaattcatgatctcaaaaattaatcttgttattgttatatattttttttttcatttccgtTTTAAGAAATTATATCAACAAAAGCATACTCATGTTTGGTTGTTGATTGTTTGTTAG
- the LOC105344551 gene encoding uncharacterized protein isoform X1 has product MWDRGHIFTNLNCIQRVMTLVSEKFLTIEKLKVLIFFVVVIYSVYSCEECNYMFSNYASCTGESVCVYGAEYVQVECWLRNIRSDTFIKQLLVRGNCGAASRFKQLCSQGVGFIEMMNSNDTFPCAETSTTINSMESNNDKFSKMAVTTTPVLSPSSVTRGHTPHDISTHGDPTFPITTPVSINNASTSITDSSATLIRTRATSTLTSTVSEGHMISRITPLNVTPTSLISENVSSTTNTDKSFDKGSPRAPKRFNYFIIPVEHFDTDSGAQNHVQEAYGLSVTAVVAIIAVCVGWGIKWALKRFNVQCRLPVTCNGRNQGVDPPGIELRQVRVNMDEEEEEEEDDQDTTSEKKSCPEVCSADTLNLNLMKKKKNKFMISKINLVIVIYFFFHFRFKKLYQQKHTHVWLLIVC; this is encoded by the exons ATGTGGGACAGGGGTCATATATTCACTAATCTTAACTGTATCCAACGTGTTATGACTCTGGTCAGTGAAAAGTTTTTAACGATAGAAAAACTAAAAGTGTTgatcttttttgttgttgttatatACTCGGTGTACAGTTGTGAGGAGTGCAACTATATGTTTAGTAACTATGCGTCCTGTACAGGGGAATCAGTCTGTGTGTATGGAGCCGAGTATGTACAGGTAGAATGCTGGTTACGAAACATCAGATCCGATACATTTATAAAACAGTTGTTAGTGAGAGGGAATTGCGGTGCTGCATCACGATTTAAACAGTTATGTAGTCAAGGTGTAGGATTTATCGAAATGATGAATTCCAACGACACTTTCCCCTGTGCAG aaacgTCCACAACTATCAACAGCATGGAgtcaaata ATGATAAATTCTCCAAGATGGCAGTTACCACTACGCCCGTGCTCTCTCCGTCTTCCGTAACCCGCGGACATACTCCCCATGACATCAGTACACACGGAGACCCGACTTTCCCTATCACGACCCCGGTATCTATAAATAACGCGTCAACTAGCATTACAGACTCATCCGCCACCCTTATTAGGACGCGTGCGACCTCTACTTTGACCTCCACCGTTTCCGAAGGACATATGATTTCACGCATCACGCCCCTCAATGTTACACCCACATCACTGATTTCGGAAAATGTATCCTCAACGACGAATACAGACAAAAGTTTTGACAAGG GTTCCCCACGGGCTCCTAAACGATTTAACTACTTCATCATCCCGGTCGAGCACTTTGATACGGACAGCGGTGCACAAAACCACG ttcAGGAAGCTTATGGATTGAGCGTCACCGCCGTCGTGGCAATTATTGCCGTATGTGTGGGGTGGGGGATCAAATGGGCATTAAAGAGATTCAACGTTCAGTGTAGGCTCCCCGTCACTTGTAATGGGAGGAACCAGGGTGTCGACCCCCCGGGAATAGAACTGAGGCAGGTTCGGGTCAACATGgatgaggaggaggaggaggaagaaGATGACCAAGATACAACCTCCGAAAAAA AGTCCTGTCCTGAAGTGTGCAGTGCAgatacattgaatttgaacctaatgaaaaagaaaaaaaataaattcatgatctcaaaaattaatcttgttattgttatatattttttttttcatttccgtTTTAAGAAATTATATCAACAAAAGCATACTCATGTTTGGTTGTTGATTGTTTGTTAG
- the LOC105344551 gene encoding uncharacterized protein isoform X2, whose translation MWDRGHIFTNLNCIQRVMTLVSEKFLTIEKLKVLIFFVVVIYSVYSCEECNYMFSNYASCTGESVCVYGAEYVQVECWLRNIRSDTFIKQLLVRGNCGAASRFKQLCSQGVGFIEMMNSNDTFPCAETSTTINSMESNNDKFSKMAVTTTPVLSPSSVTRGHTPHDISTHGDPTFPITTPVSINNASTSITDSSATLIRTRATSTLTSTVSEGHMISRITPLNVTPTSLISENVSSTTNTDKSFDKVQEAYGLSVTAVVAIIAVCVGWGIKWALKRFNVQCRLPVTCNGRNQGVDPPGIELRQVRVNMDEEEEEEEDDQDTTSEKKSCPEVCSADTLNLNLMKKKKNKFMISKINLVIVIYFFFHFRFKKLYQQKHTHVWLLIVC comes from the exons ATGTGGGACAGGGGTCATATATTCACTAATCTTAACTGTATCCAACGTGTTATGACTCTGGTCAGTGAAAAGTTTTTAACGATAGAAAAACTAAAAGTGTTgatcttttttgttgttgttatatACTCGGTGTACAGTTGTGAGGAGTGCAACTATATGTTTAGTAACTATGCGTCCTGTACAGGGGAATCAGTCTGTGTGTATGGAGCCGAGTATGTACAGGTAGAATGCTGGTTACGAAACATCAGATCCGATACATTTATAAAACAGTTGTTAGTGAGAGGGAATTGCGGTGCTGCATCACGATTTAAACAGTTATGTAGTCAAGGTGTAGGATTTATCGAAATGATGAATTCCAACGACACTTTCCCCTGTGCAG aaacgTCCACAACTATCAACAGCATGGAgtcaaata ATGATAAATTCTCCAAGATGGCAGTTACCACTACGCCCGTGCTCTCTCCGTCTTCCGTAACCCGCGGACATACTCCCCATGACATCAGTACACACGGAGACCCGACTTTCCCTATCACGACCCCGGTATCTATAAATAACGCGTCAACTAGCATTACAGACTCATCCGCCACCCTTATTAGGACGCGTGCGACCTCTACTTTGACCTCCACCGTTTCCGAAGGACATATGATTTCACGCATCACGCCCCTCAATGTTACACCCACATCACTGATTTCGGAAAATGTATCCTCAACGACGAATACAGACAAAAGTTTTGACAAGG ttcAGGAAGCTTATGGATTGAGCGTCACCGCCGTCGTGGCAATTATTGCCGTATGTGTGGGGTGGGGGATCAAATGGGCATTAAAGAGATTCAACGTTCAGTGTAGGCTCCCCGTCACTTGTAATGGGAGGAACCAGGGTGTCGACCCCCCGGGAATAGAACTGAGGCAGGTTCGGGTCAACATGgatgaggaggaggaggaggaagaaGATGACCAAGATACAACCTCCGAAAAAA AGTCCTGTCCTGAAGTGTGCAGTGCAgatacattgaatttgaacctaatgaaaaagaaaaaaaataaattcatgatctcaaaaattaatcttgttattgttatatattttttttttcatttccgtTTTAAGAAATTATATCAACAAAAGCATACTCATGTTTGGTTGTTGATTGTTTGTTAG
- the LOC117685359 gene encoding uncharacterized protein, with amino-acid sequence MDYMDRRMRTLTSGGQAMYQSNLDYYLRNLKKDWREFETILTDFDDSCTDIKYLRNVESRVEMAKYGYMDSYQSLISFLNRTRTDESELELDNQMIRHQKCLGIINNFERQLVDLLLDAAEILTESFEYRTRSEASISTTRSMEFRNKHISPTRKPEKTKYSFKEKENLKIQKELTEAKMEQLELEDQRSHVSLPKQHLLSNYESPRRVRQQYTERYVSEQSVLSEPKSHYVSFEELDKQSDLDDHFHSNTRNSIPRKSASVQDNNRPCATAPETLPVSSPGVVENLTQFLLKKDLLMSRFSPFNDRPDSYQTWKASFTSIVKELNISAFEEMDLLIKWLGPESKRFASSIRGSNINDPVKGLYRIWERLEERYGRPEMIESALKNKLNKFPKITMKDPKMLYDLLDILTEIESAKENGQYATLLSYYDSSSGVIPIISKLPPNLKEKWVSEASKYKKYYEVPFPPFKFLVSFIRDLSIVKNDPAFHTDSSSTLTTSEKRTYEPKRSFPVNSRKTDLAADDGNIQETQERTSRCPIHKASHSLNQCRTFRAKPIQERKDLLREFEFCYKCCDSKHLSRNCTATIKCDVCGSSRHTTALHINQKKFEPKASCGWEKTESGSGRVDGGERSARRTDVSNKCTELCGNNFSGRSCAKVLPDNVYPYGKRECAIKVYAIIDEQSNCTLARSELFDFFNIQSESEAYTLFSCSGQSTCSGRKVNGLVVESIDGSCRFNLPTVIECDEIPANRQEIATPEVADTYPHLQDIAIHMMPLDDDVNILLLIGRDLGDLHHVLEQRVGPPNTPHAQKLHLGWVIVGEVCLGRTHRPDVVVANKVSVMSDGRNTLATPCPNNIIVKETLPKQIQCDALLKHPQGNEPIGQNIFQTSPDDDKPGLSVEDKEFLAIMDKEFYRDESGQWVAPLPFREPRYRLPDNRQQALKRATILDNSLRKNPIKCEHALTFMQRIFDAKHAELAPPLKEDEECWFLPIFSVYHPKKPDQVRMVFDSSAQCNSVSLNNVLLTGPDLTNSLLGVLLRFRLDNIGAMADIQQMFHCFKVREDHRNYLRFFWYLDNNPQKQLVEYRMCVHVFGNSPSPAVATYGLRRTADIAEDKYGSDVRSFVERNFYVDDGLISMSSPEEIVSLMERTKQALLEDGGLRLHKFVSNSSDVMSHFPTEDLAKDLMSLDLIKENLPIQRSLGLSWNLRTDSFTFRLSLDEKPYTRRGVLSCLNSFYDPIGFVAPVLVRGKLLLRKFIEESTDWDQHLPEQYQVEWDQWKQQLPFVENLEIPRPYLPVSPEKLFMREVHVFTDASEEAVAAVAFLRAEDQDCNLHCGFIMGKGKVAPKKAVTIPRLELCAAVLGIEISKIIKEQLDIDPKEMHFHTDSKVVLGYIYNRTRRFYTYVSNRVEKIHKVSSPEQWSYVPSEHNPANQATRPVSVESMKNSLWLCGPKQWFHQYQNTVKTADETVPLEHELVDSESDKEIRPILTVKKLHIGESSLGTGKFTKYSTWNGLVAGIARLKHIARAWSGTSQCRGWHSCNKAKDVKLYLETEKHIIREVQNEAFLEEIRCIRENKDLNRGSSLLKLHPFLDSDGIVRVGGRLSKSDLSNHERNPIIIPGKHHIATLLVRHYHQLAKHQGCHFTEGSIRSAGYWITGAKRIVSSVIYNCVTCRKMRRKPEHQIMADLPQDRLSPGPPFSSVGVDTFGPWEVAARRTRGGLAHAKRWAVMFSCLSSRAVHIEVVEEMSSSSFINALRRFVAIRGRVQEFRSDRGTNFVGSTESLGIHTINVEDGPVGQFLLDNRAVWIFNPPHSSHMGGAWERMIGLTRRILDSLLVTGTAKKLTHETLVTFLAEACAIINSRPLVPVPTDPEYPFILTPYTLLTQKTDNGGEPPGPFDEKDAFKAQWKRVQLLAELFWKRWRREYLVTLQSRQKWTQHQRNLSVGDVVLLKDSSAHPCDWKMAVVDQVFPSASDKRVRTVQLRVNKNGINTFYTRPVTETVLLMAI; translated from the coding sequence ATGGATTACATGGACAGAAGGATGCGTACATTGACTTCTGGAGGCCAAGCCATGTACCAATCGAATCTGGACTACTACCTACGGAATCTCAAGAAGGATTGGAGAGAATTCGAAACTATTTTGACCGACTTTGATGATTCTTGCACCGACATCAAATATCTACGGAACGTGGAGAGCAGAGTAGAAATGGCCAAATATGGATATATGGATAGCTATCAGTCACTCATTTCCTTTCTTAATCGAACACGCACCGATGAAAGTGAACTTGAGCTAGATAATCAGATGATACGTCACCAGAAATGTTTAGGCATTATCAACAACTTCGAGAGGCAACTTGTTGACCTTCTTCTAGATGCGGCTGAAATTCTAACAGAGAGTTTTGAATACCGAACAAGATCAGAAGCATCCATTTCGACTACCAGATCAATGGAATTCAGGAATAAACATATAAGTCCTACACGTAAACCTGAAAAGACGAAATATTCTTTCAAGGaaaaagaaaatcttaaaatacaAAAGGAATTAACCGAAGCAAAAATGGAACAATTGGAACTTGAAGATCAAAGATCACATGTGTCATTGCCAAAGCAACACCTTCTCAGTAACTATGAGTCCCCAAGAAGAGTAAGACAACAATACACTGAGAGATACGTTAGTGAACAATCAGTCCTAAGTGAACCGAAAAGCCACTACGTATCATTTGAGGAATTGGACAAGCAGAGCGACCTAGATGATCATTTCCATAGTAACACCAGAAACAGTATACCAAGGAAATCTGCAAGTGTACAAGATAACAATAGACCTTGTGCGACAGCTCCAGAAACTCTTCCAGTTTCATCTCCTGGAGTAGTTGAAAACTTGACGCAGTTTCTCCTAAAGAAAGACCTCCTGATGTCACGATTTAGTCCATTTAACGACAGACCTGACTCGTACCAGACGTGGAAAGCCAGCTTTACAAGCATAGTGAAAGAACTGAACATCTCCGCGTTTGAAGAAATGGATTTGTTGATAAAATGGTTGGGACCAGAGTCAAAGAGATTTGCAAGCAGCATTAGAGGATCCAACATCAACGACCCAGTGAAAGGACTCTATCGTATATGGGAACGTTTAGAAGAGCGCTATGGAAGACCCGAAATGATTGAATCCGCCCTAAAGAACAAACTCAACAAATTTCCCAAGATAACTATGAAGGACCCAAAGATGCTGTATGATTTGCTTGATATATTGACCGAAATAGAATCAGCGAAGGAGAATGGTCAATATGCTACACTCCTCTCATACTATGACTCATCTTCTGGTGTCATTCCTATTATCAGCAAGCTTCCCCCAAATCTAAAAGAAAAATGGGTATCTGAAGCATCAAAGTACAAGAAATATTACGAAGTTCCATTCCCCCCATTTAAATTCCTTGTGAGTTTTATCCGGGATCTCAGCATTGTAAAAAATGACCCAGCTTTTCATACCGATAGTTCATCTACACTAACTACATCGGAGAAAAGAACTTACGAACCAAAGCGATCGTTTCCTGTCAACAGTCGAAAAACTGATCTTGCAGCTGATGACGGAAACATACAAGAAACACAGGAACGAACATCAAGATGTCCAATACACAAAGCAAGTCATTCCTTAAATCAATGCAGAACCTTTCGAGCTAAACCTATACAGGAGAGAAAGGATTTATTGCgggaatttgaattttgttataaatgCTGTGACTCTAAACATCTGTCAAGAAACTGTACAGCTACCATAAAGTGTGACGTGTGTGGAAGTTCTCGTCATACCACAGCGCTGCATATCAACCAAAAGAAGTTTGAACCCAAAGCATCTTGTGGATGGGAGAAGACAGAATCAGGATCTGGACGTGTTGACGGCGGGGAGAGGTCTGCAAGGAGAACTGACGTTTCAAATAAATGTACTGAACTCTGTGGCAATAACTTTAGTGGTCGATCATGTGCAAAGGTTCTACCTGATAATGTTTATCCTTACGGCAAAAGGGAATGCGCTATCAAGGTGTACGCAATCATCGACGAACAGAGCAACTGTACCCTTGCTAGATCCGAATTATTTGACTTCTTCAACATCCAAAGTGAATCAGAAGCATACACCCTGTTTTCTTGCAGTGGTCAATCTACATGCAGTGGAAGAAAAGTCAATGGATTAGTTGTTGAATCTATAGATGGAAGTTGTCGATTCAATCTTCCTACAGTTATCGAGTGTGACGAAATTCCTGCAAATCGACAAGAGATAGCAACCCCAGAGGTAGCAGACACTTACCCTCATCTACAAGACATAGCAATTCATATGATGCCACTTGATGATGACGTCAACATTCTTCTCTTGATCGGACGTGACCTTGGAGATTTACATCATGTTCTCGAGCAAAGAGTTGGACCTCCAAATACGCCACATGCACAGAAACTTCATCTTGGATGGGTGATTGTTGGAGAGGTTTGTCTCGGAAGAACTCACAGACCGGATGTTGTTGTTGCAAACAAGGTCTCAGTTATGTCTGATGGAAGGAATACTTTGGCTACCCCATGTCCAAACAATATCATTGTCAAGGAGACCCTACCTAAACAAATACAGTGTGATGCACTCCTTAAACATCCACAAGGAAACGAACCAATTGGACAGAACATTTTCCAGACATCTCCTGACGATGACAAGCCAGGACTGTCTGTGGAAGATAAAGAATTCCTAGCCATCATGGACAAGGAGTTCTATCGTGATGAAAGTGGCCAGTGGGTTGCCCCATTACCATTCCGAGAACCGAGATACAGACTTCCAGATAATAGACAGCAAGCATTGAAAAGAGCAACGATACTAGATAATAGCCTGAGGAAGAACCCAATTAAATGTGAACACGCACTCACCTTTATGCAACGtatatttgatgcaaaacatgCAGAGCTAGCACCACCATTAAAGGAAGATGAAGAGTGTTGGTTCTTACCTATTTTCAGTGTATACCACCCGAAGAAACCTGATCAAGTTAGGATGGTGTTTGACTCATCAGCCCAGTGTAATAGTGTGTCACTGAACAATGTCCTTCTGACAGGCCCGGATTTAACAAACAGTCTTCTTGGTGTTCTACTGCGGTTCAGACTTGATAACATCGGTGCCATGGCTGACATACAACAGATGTTTCACTGTTTTAAAGTCCGAGAAGACCACAGAAACTATCTACGTTTCTTCTGGTACTTAGACAACAATCCACAGAAGCAATTGGTGGAATACAGAATGTGCGTTCATGTGTTCGGCAACAGTCCATCACCCGCAGTTGCAACATATGGACTTAGAAGGACTGCAGATATTGCCGAAGATAAATACGGAAGTGACGTTCGAAGTTTTGTTGAACGCAACTTCTATGTTGATGATGGTTTGATCTCGATGTCATCCCCAGAAGAAATCGTCAGTTTGATGGAAAGAACAAAGCAAGCGCTACTGGAAGACGGAGGGCTTAGGCTTCACAAATTTGTGTCTAACAGCAGTGATGTTATGAGCCACTTTCCCACTGAAGACTTAGCCAAAGACTTGATGTCTTTAGATCTCATTAAAGAGAATCTACCTATACAGCGAAGTTTAGGGTTAAGCTGGAATCTCCGAACAGATTCATTCACCTTCAGACTTTCCTTAGATGAGAAACCATATACACGCCGCGGAGTACTTTCctgtttaaacagtttctaCGATCCTATAGGATTTGTTGCCCCAGTTCTCGTTAGAGGTAAACTGCTGTTAAGAAAGTTCATTGAGGAATCTACTGACTGGGATCAACATTTACCTGAACAGTATCAAGTGGAATGGGACCAGTGGAAACAGCAGCTACCATTTGTTGAAAACCTGGAAATCCCTCGTCCTTATCTCCCGGTATCTCCTGAAAAGCTTTTCATGAGAGAAGTCCACGTGTTTACAGATGCGTCTGAAGAGGCAGTTGCAGCAGTTGCTTTCCTCAGAGCGGAGGACCAAGATTGCAATCTACATTGCGGCTTCATTATGGGAAAAGGAAAAGTTGCACCTAAGAAAGCAGTCACCATCCCTCGGTTAGAGTTATGCGCTGCAGTGCTTGGAATTGAGATATCCAAGATCATCAAAGAACAGCTGGATATTGATCCCAAAGAAATGCATTTCCATACTGACAGCAAAGTTGTTCTTGGTTATATCTACAACAGAACCAGGAGATTCTATACCTATGTTAGCAACCGAGTTGAAAAGATACATAAAGTTTCTTCACCGGAGCAATGGAGCTATGTTCCATCAGAACACAACCCCGCAAATCAAGCGACCAGACCAGTCTCAGTTGAAAGCATGAAAAACAGTCTGTGGCTTTGTGGTCCAAAACAATGGTTCCATCAATACCAAAACACAGTGAAGACAGCTGACGAAACAGTTCCACTAGAGCACGAACTCGTAGACTCAGAGAGTGACAAAGAGATTCGACCAATACTTACAGTGAAGAAGCTACACATTGGAGAATCATCTCTAGGAACTGggaaattcactaaatattcaACGTGGAATGGTTTGGTAGCAGGAATCGCACGCCTGAAACACATAGCTAGGGCTTGGAGTGGAACATCACAGTGCAGAGGTTGGCATTCCTGCAATAAGGCAAAGGATGTCAAACTGTATCTTGAGACAGAGAAACACATCATTAGAGAGGTCCAAAATGAAGCATTCCTAGAAGAAATTAGATGCATTAGAGAAAACAAAGATCTCAACAGAGGAAGCTCGCTCTTGAAATTACACCCCTTCTTAGATAGCGATGGTATCGTACGTGTTGGAGGCCGATTGTCCAAGTCAGATTTGAGCAACCATGAAAGGAACCCCATCATTATTCCTGGGAAACATCATATTGCTACACTGTTGGTGCGCCATTACCATCAGCTCGCGAAGCATCAAGGATGCCACTTCACTGAAGGCTCGATTAGATCAGCCGGTTATTGGATAACCGGAGCCAAGCGAATCGTATCTTCAGTAATATACAATTGTGTGACATGCAGAAAGATGAGAAGAAAACCTGAGCATCAAATAATGGCGGACTTACCTCAAGATCGGTTATCTCCAGGACCTCCATTCTCAAGCGTGGGAGTGGATACCTTTGGACCCTGGGAAGTTGCTGCACGTCGCACCAGAGGAGGACTGGCTCACGCAAAACGTTGGGCAGTGATGTTTTCTTGTCTTTCCTCAAGAGCTGTCCATATAGAAGTGGTCGAAGAGATGAGTTCCTCGTCTTTCATTAACGCTCTGAGAAGATTCGTCGCTATACGAGGCAGAGTACAGGAATTTAGATCGGATCGTGGCACAAACTTTGTGGGTTCAACCGAAAGTCTAGGAATTCATACCATTAATGTAGAAGATGGACCCGTTGGACAGTTTCTGTTGGATAACAGAGCTGTATGGATATTTAATCCTCCACACTCATCCCACATGGGCGGTGCATGGGAGAGGATGATAGGCCTTACAAGACGAATTCTAGACTCTTTATTGGTTACTGGTACAGCAAAGAAGTTGACACACGAGACTCTCGTAACGTTCTTAGCTGAAGCTTGTGCCATTATTAACTCAAGACCATTAGTACCAGTTCCAACCGATCCAGAATACCCATTCATTCTCACTCCATATACCCTTCTGACCCAGAAAACAGACAACGGAGGAGAACCGCCTGGACCATTTGATGAGAAAGATGCCTTCAAAGCTCAGTGGAAAAGAGTTCAACTACTTGCAGAACTCTTCTGGAAACGATGGCGTAGGGAATATTTAGTCACCCTTCAAAGTCGACAAAAGTGGACACAGCACCAAAGAAACCTATCCGTCGGTGATGTTGTTTTATTGAAGGACAGTTCAGCCCATCCCTGTGACTGGAAGATGGCAGTAGTGGATCAAGTGTTTCCAAGCGCATCGGACAAGAGAGTCCGTACAGTACAACTTCGTGTGAACAAGAATGGCATTAACACATTCTATACGCGCCCGGTTACAGAGACTGTGCTCTTGATGGCAATTTGA